From a region of the Dictyostelium discoideum AX4 chromosome 2 chromosome, whole genome shotgun sequence genome:
- a CDS encoding hypothetical protein (repetitive element), which produces MKTLIKSLVLWKTSGTTLKTKTTIINTYSLSPITYLSYLEEFTKDEEIQINKLISWFMNSPANSESPTLNTNSIENNTSTIHSRAKIPLMCYDRSLKPLKEGGWGMWNIQLRQVAQKIWIYNRFLQMHKSANNSIYMISWMDQIINKSISSPYLIKIKKEWENYATQIGHLKDKVQTL; this is translated from the coding sequence ATGAAAACACTGATCAAATCATTAGTACTATGGAAAACTAGTGGCACaacattaaaaacaaaaacaaccatCATAAACACCTACTCACTATCACCAATAACATATTTATCATACCTTGAAGAATTTacaaaagatgaagaaattcaaattaataaattaatctcATGGTTTATGAATTCTCCCGCAAATTCTGAATCACCAACTCTCAATACCAATTCCATTGAAAATAACACATCAACCATCCATTCACGTGCAAAAATACCTTTGATGTGTTATGATAGATcattaaaaccattaaaagAAGGTGGTTGGGGTATGTGGAATATACAATTACGACAAGTTGCTCAAAAGATTTGGATATACAACAGATTTTTACAAATGCATAAATCTGCAAACAATTCAATATACATGATAAGTTGGATGGATcaaattattaacaaatcAATCTCTTCTCCATAccttataaaaataaaaaaagaatgggaAAACTATGCAACTCAAATTGGACATCTAAAAGATAAAGTTCAAACCCTTTaa